The DNA window TGTAGGTGTGGCATCAATGGGAGTGATGAGGCCGGAGCTCGTAATGAAATCAATCGTGCCAGTGGTCATGGCTGGTGTTTTGGGTATTTACGGTTTGATTATTGCTGTCATTATCAGCACTGGTATTAACCCTAAAGCCAAGTCCTATTACCTTTTTGATGGCTATGCCCATCTCTCTTCCGGTCTTGCCTGTGGCCTAGCTGGCCTTGCTGCTGGCATGGCTATCGGCATTGTTGGAGATGCTGGTGTTAGGTATGGAAATCTTATCACCTCTTGGCCGTAGTGATTATGAATTCTTTTGCTGACGTAATGTAGTGGATTGCCTTTGTTGTTGAATCAACATGTTGGGTTTAGTTGATTATTTGATCTAtctgttttcttcttctttttttagtaGTGTAAGCAAAACAATGGTTTTAACTTTAGCTTGACTTTTAACTATAGGTGATGAAGTAGATTATACATCATTTCTTTTATCTTCTTTCATTCTTACACCTTTCAGCAAATTAAACACTCCTATCTGATAAATTTCCAGTTTGAATCTAACCTAGTGTAATTTCACTCCATAGCTCCATGTTTGTCTACTTTTGACCTGAATTATGCTATGTAGTATAGTATCGAAGGATTTCCTGACTGTGCTGTATAACATTCATGAAACACTTGTCTGAAAACCGAGTTGTGCAAGGAACATACGATGCTTAAATTTCAGGCTATGGGATCAAACATGTCTATTTGGTTGATAGACCTGAAATGAAACAAAACCTATTTCATATAGAAATCACATGCCATTATCTTCCTACAATACCTTTGTAGATATGTCGATTTACTTTTGGTTACTTCTTTTTTGCTATATAGTGTTAGTACTGGACACTTGAATTATAGAAGTTTCTTCTTTGTTTCTCACAGTAATTTTATTGGCAGGGCCAATGCACAACAACCGAAGTTATTTGTGGGAATGATCCTTATTCTCATTTTCGCTGAAGCTTTGGCGCTCTATGGTCTTATCgttggaattattttgtcttCACGAGCTGGCCAGTCTAGGGCCGATTAGGAAGCACACCATTAATTCAATTCTGTGAAAGAGTAAATAGTACTCCCAGAGTTCAGAGCTTCAATTGTGGCCTGTTTGAAGGAACCATGTTGTACTACGATTAGTTTGCAggcttgatgatgatgatgttggatttatttttgtttcttgctGCTATTTGTATACAATTAATGGTTTTATGCAGAATAAAAGCTTGTAGAGCTGTTTATATCAAATTTAATTGATTTGTGTATCTTGGAGTTGTGTTATGCAGACATTTTATTAGCCATGGGCATGGAAATTAATATGGTTTATCTTATTAGGGCATCAATAATGCAACGTTTAGTTAAGTCAAACATCACGTTTAGTTAGTTAGTAAGATGATTCACCTTCATCTAATAGGTTCGGGGTTCAGGCATAATGGGGATAAATGAGGAATAATTATTGATCCGCTTTATAAAACTATCACTTTTTCCCCATCCTTTACCACTCGCACCTCTAAGTTAGATCGAATGAGTCTTGAGCTTGAGCGTTCGATGCTACAAAACACTCACCAGTTGCTAATCCCTTGTTTGAGAGCTCCATCGCCACAATCCTTTTTTCAGTGCTTGATGATGCCCTTACGTACCTAGACTCATGCCTCGATGACTAGGAATTTATCTACTCCTTCAGCATCAAGTTCGTATTTTTCTTGTCAAAATCAGAGCATTCATCGGCAGTCCTAGATATTAATCCCGTTAATGATTTATAGTCATTTCACAGAGGATGTGCACATCTGACTAAAGAATTTAAAACTGCTtcattctaaaataaaaaatcaagcTTTCACGTATCAAATTCTAGTATTATAAGAAATCTTTTTAGTTTCTCAATCTTTCCCATATCACATCAGacattaaattcaaaaactACACAATTGAGACattcaaaatcaaatataaCATCAGCAACatactttcttttttctttttttttttatcataattcaTAATCAAATGTATTAAGTGATGCAAGTAGATACCAACaaataacatatttttaaaTAGTTCAAATGGGCCTTGAAATTCATAATCTAGCCCATTTTAAATCATGGCCTTTCAAACGCATAAAAGGCATATAAAGATCAAAAGATGAAGAAGCCACGTTTTAACTGATCATCTCTCTCTCGTGCATTCTTCAACGACATTAGCTGTTTCTACACCGATCACACACCACAGATCTGAGCTCCGCCACCTAGCGATAGAATTCTCCccagattttttttatttcaggaGTAATTTCGATCTAAACTATGTCTTCCACATTCAGCGGCGATGAAACTGCTCCCTTCTTCGGATTCCTTGGCGCAGCTGCTGCCCTCGTCTTCTCATGTAAAATTTCTGATCGCGCCTAATATTTCTTAGTTTTTTCTCTAATTTCGCCATTCTAGGATTTTTCGCTTTCGTTAGAATTTGTTATAAGAATCTGTTTTGTTTCAATGTCTACAGGTTATTAATTGATGGTAGTATGATAGTATCAGTTTATTTGATCTTATGTTAATTAGCTGTTAACGTTGAGGAGTATCTGTTTTTCTGAGTTTATGATCTTTAGTTACAGCTCTTTCATTAACTAATCTGTAATTCACAtagatatttaatattttgcACACTGATTTGGTTCAGCTGGATCACTCACTGTTGGTTGAGATTCATGCCTATTTACTGCCTTCTTTTGGCTTAATAACTGTAATCAGCTgttgttttattaatttactATCATGTTTGAATTCAGCTTAAGTTTCAATTTCCCTACAATACTGCTCTTTGGTTCTTCCTTGGCTGAATTTCATATCTTCGTACGAAATCTTGTTTCCATGCCTTAGATTGTGTTCTGGAATGTCCAATacttatactagtactatattttatgtaGTATGTTGTAAGTATTAGATTTGTAGCCTATTTGTTGTGAATCAGGATGTAATGAAGATGTTGTCGTTATAGGTATGGGTGCGGCCTATGGGACAGCTAAAAGTGGTGTAGGTGTGGCATCAATGGGAGTTATGAGGCCGGAGCTGGTAATGAAATCGATTGTGCCGGTGGTCATGGCTGGTGTTTTGGGTATATACGGTTTGATTATCGCTGTCATTATCAGCACCGGTATTAACCCTAAAGCCAAGTCCTATTACCTTTTTGATGGTTATGCCCATCTCTCTTCTGGTCTTGCCTGTGGCCTAGCTGGGCTTGCTGCTGGAATGGCTATTGGTATTGTTGGAGATGCTGGTGTTAGGTATGGAAATTACATGAACTTTTGGCTGTGGTgattgtgaattttttggtggaCAGGATGTAGTCGATTGTCTTTATGGTTGAATTAACGTGTCTGGTTGAATTGAAATGAATGATctgttttctccttttttttgtaCGAGCAAGAAAATGGTTCTAACTTTAGCTTGACTTCGATAATAAAGGATGGAAATAGATTATGCATCAAATCAATGTTCTATTTGTCAGTTTATTTCATCTTCTGCAATTCTTACTTAATAGTTGCCCCTTTACAGCAAATTAAACAGTGATGAATTTCCTGTTCGAATCTGAAATAGTGTAATCTCACTGCATAGCTCTCTCCGCTCATTATGTCATAGTAGTATGGAAGGCTTTCCTGATTATGTGCCATATCATATTCATGGAACAAGGTCTCATTTGTCTGACAAGCTGATTTTTGTAAGGAGCAAATAATACATCGATTATTGTGCTATAGAATGACATACGTCTATTTTGGTTGATTGGCCTGAAGGAACCAAAACCTATTACATATAGTAATCACATGGCATGTtaatcatgttatcttcctacAATACCTTCGTAGATATGACTTACTTTTGCTTGCTTCTTCTTTTTCGCATACAAATCTTCATATCCGATTATAGAAGTTAACCATTCAATTTTACTTGCAGGGCCAATGCTCAACAACCAAAGTTATTTGTGGGAATGATCCTTATTCTCATTTTTGCTGAAGCTTTGGCACTCTACGGTCTTATTGTTGGAATTATCTTGTCCTCGCGAGCAGGCCAGTCTAGAGCCGACTAGGTAACACGCTATtaatttaattgcatttgagAGAGTATATAGTACTCCTGGAGTTCAGAGCCTGGAGAGATTTCAATTGTGGCAGGTTGAGGGAACCATGTTGTACTACGACTACTTTTCGCGGTTGATGATGCCgggttttttttgtttcttggtGCTGTTTGTATACAATTATTCGTTTTCTGCAGAATAAAAGCTTCTTTGAGAGCTGTTTATATCTGATTAAATTGATTTTGTGTTATCTTGGAGACGTGATATGCAAACGGATTATAAGCCTTGGACATGGAATcatgaaaataaagtaaatatagTAATTATGACTTTTTATTTACTCAATTTCAATAATCcttagtactatatttttagaCTATGTTCAACTCTTCCAATATATTTGTCAAAAATTCTGAGTTATTATTAATGTGATGGAGGAATTACTTATTACTCCTAAAAGTATTTGATAGTTGACTCTTTGTGGAATAAGTCTACTTTGTGGAACTATCTATATATAAATGTGCTTTGCTTTTATTCCCTTCCCAGAGATAGTTCATGTTTATCCATATTTTTGTCTCTCTCAAAGTTCAACCACTCAAGAGAATCAGACTAACATGGCCTCCCTCTCTTTTATGTTACTCCTattactttaaaatatactgtaATTGGTTGGATAGTCTACTTGGTATCTAATACACATTGCGATTGATGGAGTTATTTCATATATCGAGTTATTCTTTAATTTCTTGTAATTGTATGTTGCCTAAAGTATTGGTTGTTGAAAACAATATATAACTCATTAACTAAGTAACATCATTGGCTTAATTTGGAATTCTGCAACAGAAATATGTAATTTCACATTGCATTATAACACATGCTGACATGCAAAAAGCACTACGATCCCATAAGTTATGCTTTTGTCGATCAAATTCAACATGTAAGTTTAATTGCTTCTTGCTTAAAGCATAAAAACTAAACCATCCAATGATCAATTACAAACTGACTCGATGATGAAACATAACTTAATTAGAAAGATGCTTATGCATCAACATATAGATCGAGATTCGAGTTACGCAGTATTCACGAGCGTGGGAGTGTAACTCTCAAAGCCTATGTCACGGTACTAGTTATTATCGATATGTTTTTTATCGTAGAAAATACATAGAGATATAGAAAACATATAAAAGTAAATATATAAAGTTCTACAAAGATTCATTAACTTTCCcgtaaaaatatttatatcgATAATTATTCTCGCATCAAATTAGAATACATGTGGTTATCGATAATGATGAATCCAATTGTAGATCAAAACAATTTCTAGATTCACACAACACAAGTAAGATTTCTATCTGATTAACtgctttttattattattattattattattattattattattattattattattattattattattattattattattattattattattattattattattattattataataataataataataattattattattataattattaatatggatatatattcatttccttAATTCATgtatcataaattcataatcaTTACTCCCTCCGATCCACAATAATtatcactcttttccatttcggtccgttccacaataattgtcacacttcatctttactataaataataagtaggtttcacgttccactaactcacttcactcatattttattataaaactaatataaaaaagtgggtctcgcATTGTATAAACTTTTCTAACcgacttttctttatattttttaaaactagtGCCCATAATAAAAGCGACCATTATGGTAGGTCCAGTACATGAAACAAGAATTCCAACTGCAAAATACcgtagtaaaaaatttcacaaaattccaATCATCGAAATTGGGCCCACAGCCCGCACCGTACCTACACCTACCCGCAATTTCTCTATTTCAGCATGGTTCAAAGTTCCAACTCCATATTTCCTTCAACGTCCGCAATATTTCCTTCCTTCGTCTCAATCTCTAATTCCTTTTATAAACCTAATCAATCTCTACTATCTCATGCTCTCGATTCATCATCGTCTGTTTCTCCTCAATTTCTACAGCTAATTTCTAGCTCCAGGCGTCGTGATTTCTAGCTGTGGTATTAATCGCCGCTGCTACGGCGGTGTTGTTCTGATTCCGGTCAGTTTTTACTACTTTTTGGCATCAGCGTCTTCTGAGTACTCGGTTTTCGGTGAGTAAATCTCTATAATTCGGTATTTTTTGGTGTTTGTGTATCCATTGTTTTGATTCGTTGTTCATCAACCCTAACCGAAGTGATAAAATCAATCGGATATGGCGGTGGATACTGCTGTTTCTCCTCAAGTTCAGCCCTACGCTTTCGCCAGCTTGGGTAGCACTCTCCAAGTCCACGCCGCCGCTACTCCGCCTTCTTCCGCCgctgcatggtctccgttgcaCTCGGAGACGCTGTACCGCGTGGATCGGTGGGGACCGCCTTACTTCGCCGTGAATTCCGCCGGAGACATTTCAGTTCGGCCGTTCGGAGACGATACATTGCCGCATCAGGAGATCGATCTTCTGAAAGTCGTGAAAAAGGCGTCCAGCCTCGGCCTGCAGCTCCCTCTCGTCGTCCGATTCCCCGATGTGCTGCGAAATCGGCTCGAATCGATTCAATCGGCGTTCGATTCAGCGATCGAATCACGCGGCTACGGCGCGCATTTTCAGGGTGTTTACCCTGTGAAGAGCAATCAGGACAGGTTTGTGGTGGAGGACATCGTTGAGTTCGGGTCGGGCTTCCGGTTCGGGCTGGAATCCGGATCCAAACCGGAGCTTCTCTTAGCGATGAGCTGCCTCTGCAGCGGAAGCCCCGACGCGCTTCTTATCTGCAACGGATTCAAGGATGCAGAGTACGTTTCTCTCGCGCTTGTAGCGAAGAAACTGCAATTTAATTCTGTGATCGTGcttgaggaagaagatgagcTCGACGTAGTGATCGACGCAGGCCGTAAACTAGGCATTCGCCCCGTGATTGGCCTGCGCGCGAAGCTGCGGACGAAGCACGCCGGCCATTTCGGCTCCACCTCCGGCGAGAAAGGTAAATTCGGCCTCACGACTGCACAAATTCTCCGAGTTGTGAAGAAATTAGGGCAATTCGAGATGCTCGATTGCCTCCAATTGCTGCATTTCCATGTCGGTTCCCAAATCCCTTCGACTTCTCTCCTCGCCGACGGCATCGTCGAAGCTGCGCAGATCTACTGCGAGCTATTTCGCCATGGCGCGGCGATGCAATTCATCGACGTCGGCGGCGGCCTCGGAATCGACTACGACGGCTCTAGATCTGGAGATTCCGATATGTCGGTCAGCTACAGCCTCCACGAATACGCCTCAACCGTCGTCAAAACGGTGGCGTTTGTGTGCGATAGGAATTCGGTGAAGCATCCGATGATCTGCAGCGAGAGCGGCCGCGCGATCGTTTCGCACCACTCGGTTTTAGTGTTCGAAGCTGTTTCAGAGAGCTTCAATGGCGATGATAAGCAGAAGAGGACTGATTCCCCTTGCGTTGAGCGGCTGAGCGACGACGCTCGAGCCGCGTACAATAGCTTGTACGCGGCGGCGATGAGGAACGAGCGTGAGAGGTGTGTGTTTTTGACGGATGAGCTGAAGGGGAGGTGCGTGGAGCAGTTTAAGGAAGGGAATCTGGAGATGGAGGAGCTCGCTGCTGTCGATGGCTTCTGCGATTTCATCGAAAACGCAGTTGGCGTTTCCGATGAAATCATGGCTTACCACGTGAATCTCTCAGTTTTCACCTCGATTCCTGATTTCTGGGGCATCGGCCAGCTGTTTCCGATCATCCCGATCCACCGGCTTGATGAGAAGCCGGAGTTGAGAGGGTTTCTCTCCGATTTGACATGCGATAGCGACGGCAAGATCGATAAGTTCATCGGCAGCGAGGCGAGCTTGCCTCTGCACAAGCTGGTTGAAGACACCGGCGGTGGAGGCGCCGCCGCCTATTATTTGGGGATGTTTCTTGGGGGGGCGTATGAGGAGGCGCTGGGGGGAATCCACAACCTGTTTGGCCGGCCTAGCGTGGCGCGCGTGGTGGCGCAGAGCAGCGGCGGATTTGTGGTGAAGAGCGCGGTGGCTGGGGCGTCGTGTGGGGAGGTGCTCCGGGCGATGGGGCATCGCCCGGAGACTGTGTTGGAGACCCTGAGGCGTCGTGTGGAGGAGTTTGTTGGCGATGGTGGGGCCGCGGGGACGGTTATGGAAGGTTTCTCTTCCTGTTTAGGCAACATGCCGTATCTGGCTCGGGCGGCGGCGATGAAGGGCGGTGGTGGTGATGGTGATGAGGCTGAGGAGTAGCGGTTGCGTTAGCAGTTAGTTGCTTGTGTTAAATTATGGTTGGTGGTGTCTGTTTGTTTATGAATAATACTCCATACTAGTACATTTGAAATCCTAGTTTGACTTATTTCATTGAGTCATCAATTTGGCATATGTACTATGATTGGACTCACCTAAAATGAGACATTTTCTATTCATGATTCTCATTAGAGAAGGATGGCGACACGTTATACAGTCCAATTTTTATAATCCAACCGTGATTCTTCTTTGTTAGTATGGGTAGGTCAACTATACTAGTTTAATGCAGTAAAAGTTTATGTTTTCAAACTTATGTTGACAGAAATATCTAATAAATTGACTTTCTTTTCTAATCTAACTCAAGTCAACTTTCGAATAGTATCTTGTTAtgacttactccctccgtcccaagataagtgagaCAAAAttttttggcacgagatttaagaaaatgagttttgttagtaaagtggaaaatgaataaagtaaaagagtgaataaagtagagataaaaagtAAGATAGGGAatgctaaaaaaggaaatggctcacttatcttgggacgtcccaaaaaggaaggtaagtcgcttatcttgggacggagagagtatatttttttcACGTAAGGAGTTTCGAAAAACAGATATTAAGAGATGTATTTCAGTGAAGATGATCTTTACAATAGACGTTGGGTGTTTGATAAATATTGGATTAAAGGTTTATGAGTCCACATGGATAGATATTAAGTTAAGATGTTGAGTACTTTCTAAATGACAAATAGTatacattatgataaaaatatgtCTTAAAATGAAAACATCATGGAGTACAACTATGGTGTAAAGGATGAAAGTGACAATTATATGTACAAAAGGAGTAATGAACAACGAGGaaacaatataataataagaTTGACGAGAAATTGAACTAAGTTAGActtgaaaagaaaaacaatttatcatgcaaTATTAATATATTGGGTAAAGATTTGAACATAACAATCTTTTTATAACGTTAGGATGGTATATTGGGCCATACAGTTATTAACTTAATGCCTTTATTTTTCAGCCCATTATCATTCTGCAAATGAAGTCCAATATAGATGGGCCAACCTATATATATGTGCTTGGAGAGCTACTTGGACTAGTTGAAAATTATATCAACGTTGAGAATTATATCAACATCTCAGGCTCTCAGTGTGCAGTTTTCTTAAGTAAAGGAAGCtttatcatactccctccgtcccacaaagttgGTTCCAATTTTTTGCACCGttgtgaattttaaaaatttgtttgaCTTTATATTAAATGGAGGTGCAGTAATAAGGGTCTCGTATTGAGGAGATTGAGGGATgtatttaatgtctatttttgGGTAGATTTCAAATGGGAcacaaactttgtgggacggagtgagtaattcatagtagtattatatatttattataaataatgctcCTCAAGTTTTATATCACCAAAAATGTAGAACAAAATGTCCAAGCCTAAGACATGATTGATTTGAGAGCTTGTTTAATGTATGGGTATTTGAAAGAGAACCCAAGCTCCTTAGCCCTCGTTGGAACCACCTTTTGTCCTTCAAGAACCTATCAACAACGGATTAGCTTCAACACATGTTTCAACATCAAACCATCTGAAAATTTTCATTTACCACACAAGCGCCTTCGCCTAGAACAGCCTTGAGCGCGATCTCTGGCACCGGCAGCCATGATGGTCGATCCAAGACCGATCCCAGATGATCACACATCTCCGACAGCCTAACGGGGTTTGGCGATGTTCCATTTATCACTCCTGCCATTCACGTCACATGTATCTCACTTATCTACCTGTGTTACTTAGGGACTGAAGTTGCAAGCACTATCCTAGTAATTTTTCACCTTTGTAAGAAGGGTTGGACAGAGCTTCGTATATCAAGCTTACTAGGTCGTCCACATGAATCCAGGAGAACCTGTAAAGTTTTAACGATGCTGATGTAAACTGACGCGGAAGAAGATTGTATCACAGATCGAATCTCGGAGAAGTTACCATTGCTTTCCAGAACCCAAAGGTCCACCAGCAAACATCATGAAGAGTGGAATCATTTTAGCTGCAAAAGCAGCCAAggagtttcagtgtttgatatTGCTTTGTATCAAGAATGTGTGCATGGTTCTGGGCCAGCACTATAAGATCTAACGGTTCGAGGGTTTAGGGTAATATGTACCCAAAGCACCACCCTCTTTTCCAAGAACCACGCCTATACGTATTCGTGCTAGTCTGACATCTTGATTGACTCTGAGAGCTGCTGCTTCCCATTCTCTACAAACCTGAGGAAACAGACTAAGTAAAAGTTTAAATTCTCCAATGAAGAAATACAGTGTTAAGGCTACAAAAAAAGGTTTTACACCTCAGCTAAGTAATCGTTTCCTGATGGACTTTCCTCATCAAAGACTCGGGTTTCACTACTTCCTAAGTAAAACAGATATGATATTAGAACACCAAATCATGAAATTGCTTAAAGGTTTGTTCATCTACTACTGTATAGTCATTATATGATGcatttaaaaacattttaaGATGCCTACCATAGTAGCCGACTGCTGTTGCACTGATCAAAACCTTGGGGCGAAGGTCATCCTGTGTGCTATTAATCAATTCTACAACCTAGAATAATAATGGTTTTCAACAGGTGGTATGGAGATGATTCGAAACTTAAGAAGAGATTCCAACAAGGACGTATGAAGAATACCTTGGAAGTTACTGTAATCCTGCTATCTTTGATCTCTTTCTTGATCTGCAATATGGGCTTTGAGATTAATGCGTGCACAGAAAATATCGTTGATGTGAGGCGTAACATAATCATTCAAGTAGTAGAACATCATACCTCGGGTGACCATCTTGTGCTAATTGGCATTCCGGCCAGATTTACAACAGCGGTAGAACCTTGAATGCAGTTTCTCCACTCCTGTTCTTCTGCTATTTTAATTCCTGGATAGTCCCTGACTACATATAAGAATGAGACGGCAGTTGATTGAACCGTTACATTTTGTGTTCCATCTCACAAATCAAGGTAGTGCAACTATAGCTTCATTACCTTCTTACCCGGAAAAACTGACAGGGCTTTCGACCTAGACCGTGTCAAGACCCGCACACGATGATCATCTAAATTCAAGAAAATCAATGAGTGCACACAGTCACACATAATAATGCACAAGTTTTGCAGCCACTTAGATAGGTAGCAAAAACCAATTAGTTTACACTTTGAAGAGTTCCACAGCTGAAAGAAATTTGTGaatcaaatatagtagtaataagcAAGCTACTGTACAAGTCCCCTTTAGAAACTAAAAACAGTGTGGCAGCTAAAAACTCGACTAACTGATAGCATTTCAAGATGAACTCTGTTCATAGAAGTTAGCTGTTAGAGAAGAAAAGAAACACTAGAAGGAGAAGCACGACTCATTGATTTGAACAGAAATCGATTAGTTATGCTAGGTCTGTTAGCAGTGGTTATTCCTAGTGAAACAGATAGGAAAGAGTGGGCTAAGGAATATTAACCATCTTCGTACATCTCATGAATGAAAGTTTGAGAGAGTATTTCCATGATTACTCCAACAATATCCGAGCTACTATTCTCGTTGCTATCACTAACCAACTGATTTTATGATCAGATACGGTTATCTGAAACATGTTAGTTCAATAAATCAGCTCGGTGACCATGGATATAAATTCGCTATAGTCTATACATACCTGCAAGCAATCTCTGCACCAATCTTTTACCTATGAAGCCAGTTGCTCCAGTTACTGAAACAATCATCTCATCTGCCTGCTTAAAAAAGGGGCCAAGTAAACATgtcttaaatataaaatatccaTATTAATGAACCTTATCACCGAACCTCCCATGATAGACTACATTTCCGTTCGGTAGATAGAGCCCCATCCCATATTTCATTTGATAAAAACATAGAGTAATTCATTTCAAGCAAAAATTTACTCAATCAGCATACATCTCTTAGTTGTACATAGCAATAATGAGCTCACTAAACCTGTTCATATACCACTAGGAGGTGTTGATTGAGTATGCTTATCTTCATCACTAAGATTCTCTCCAATCCTACTCTTTAAATGGGAAACTAATCAAGTAAAATTAGCTCAAACGATAGACATTATCAAGTTGTAAGCCATCTTAGCAAACAATGGATTatcatatagtagtactaattcaATCACTACCTTAGCGCATAGCCAAGACCATATTTCATCTATTTTGAAGAAAATTGTCATTCCATATGTCCTCCATTCTGATCGAATTTATGGAGCCGACATGAAATAAgcaatgaaaaatgcaaaaCATGGAGAACCAAACTTCTTCATCTTCCAACATTTATCAAATTTTGATCGATTGCGTGATCAAATACTAgaactagagagagagagagaaggaagagaagGAGGAAACGAAGTGGAATTGTTACCTTGGCAATGCTGCTAGTTACGGAGAGAACTCTGGTTTGCCTAACTCTCCAAACCTGTGAAAGCAGAGATCAAATTTGGAAATGTGTAGTGGTATAAGGAGAGAGCGAAAAAGAGATGAATTAGAGAGTATACAGCGAGTCGTTGCGGAAAGTGAGGCGAAGGAGTGATGGAATTCGGCCAAGAGATGGATGTGGCTCCGCAGAGTTCCATTGTTAATGAGAAATGGGAGGGAAGAAAGTGAGAGGAGAAGTGTGATTCAATGGTGATATGATATGGTTGAGTGAAAGGGGTCCATTCACAAACCAAATTGTGAGCCACATTCTCTATCCTCTCCGTCACTACTATAACTTTATTTTTGagattttttgtttataatttattaattttatactagtaattaattactattaCGGCTACAAGCGTTCCAACTTATTAATTTTTATCCCATCTTTCAAACATTgtagtataaattttattaCCACGGTTGAGTTGTGTCACTCGGAACatgatataatattattttgcatcaaaaaataaattatactagtactatatatgaGAATATTAATATTTCACTTCATATTT is part of the Salvia splendens isolate huo1 chromosome 22, SspV2, whole genome shotgun sequence genome and encodes:
- the LOC121787889 gene encoding V-type proton ATPase 16 kDa proteolipid subunit, with amino-acid sequence MSSTFSGDETAPFFGFLGAAAALVFSCMGAAYGTAKSGVGVASMGVMRPELVMKSIVPVVMAGVLGIYGLIIAVIISTGINPKAKSYYLFDGYAHLSSGLACGLAGLAAGMAIGIVGDAGVRANAQQPKLFVGMILILIFAEALALYGLIVGIILSSRAGQSRAD
- the LOC121787960 gene encoding V-type proton ATPase 16 kDa proteolipid subunit; its protein translation is MSSTFSGDETAPFFGFLGAAAALVFSCMGAAYGTAKSGVGVASMGVMRPELVMKSIVPVVMAGVLGIYGLIIAVIISTGINPKAKSYYLFDGYAHLSSGLACGLAGLAAGMAIGIVGDAGVRANAQQPKLFVGMILILIFAEALALYGLIVGIILSSRAGQSRAD
- the LOC121786384 gene encoding arginine decarboxylase-like; the protein is MAVDTAVSPQVQPYAFASLGSTLQVHAAATPPSSAAAWSPLHSETLYRVDRWGPPYFAVNSAGDISVRPFGDDTLPHQEIDLLKVVKKASSLGLQLPLVVRFPDVLRNRLESIQSAFDSAIESRGYGAHFQGVYPVKSNQDRFVVEDIVEFGSGFRFGLESGSKPELLLAMSCLCSGSPDALLICNGFKDAEYVSLALVAKKLQFNSVIVLEEEDELDVVIDAGRKLGIRPVIGLRAKLRTKHAGHFGSTSGEKGKFGLTTAQILRVVKKLGQFEMLDCLQLLHFHVGSQIPSTSLLADGIVEAAQIYCELFRHGAAMQFIDVGGGLGIDYDGSRSGDSDMSVSYSLHEYASTVVKTVAFVCDRNSVKHPMICSESGRAIVSHHSVLVFEAVSESFNGDDKQKRTDSPCVERLSDDARAAYNSLYAAAMRNERERCVFLTDELKGRCVEQFKEGNLEMEELAAVDGFCDFIENAVGVSDEIMAYHVNLSVFTSIPDFWGIGQLFPIIPIHRLDEKPELRGFLSDLTCDSDGKIDKFIGSEASLPLHKLVEDTGGGGAAAYYLGMFLGGAYEEALGGIHNLFGRPSVARVVAQSSGGFVVKSAVAGASCGEVLRAMGHRPETVLETLRRRVEEFVGDGGAAGTVMEGFSSCLGNMPYLARAAAMKGGGGDGDEAEE
- the LOC121788042 gene encoding epimerase family protein SDR39U1 homolog, chloroplastic-like, translating into MELCGATSISWPNSITPSPHFPQRLAVWRVRQTRVLSVTSSIAKADEMIVSVTGATGFIGKRLVQRLLADDHRVRVLTRSRSKALSVFPVRDYPGIKIAEEQEWRNCIQGSTAVVNLAGMPISTRWSPEIKKEIKDSRITVTSKVVELINSTQDDLRPKVLISATAVGYYGSSETRVFDEESPSGNDYLAEVCREWEAAALRVNQDVRLARIRIGVVLGKEGGALAKMIPLFMMFAGGPLGSGKQWFSWIHVDDLVSLIYEALSNPSYKGVINGTSPNPVRLSEMCDHLGSVLDRPSWLPVPEIALKAVLGEGACVVLEGQKVVPTRAKELGFSFKYPYIKQALKSIMS